In Methanothrix sp., a genomic segment contains:
- a CDS encoding ATP synthase C subunit, lipid-binding protein, with translation MVVVADAGILYGLIAVGAGLATGLAGIGAGVGEQGIGAAVVGVVAEEPGFLGKGLFLMLLPETLIIFGLAVSLILMFAWTPFSAIVTP, from the coding sequence ATGGTAGTTGTAGCAGATGCGGGAATACTGTATGGATTGATAGCTGTGGGTGCTGGCCTTGCTACTGGATTGGCAGGCATCGGTGCAGGTGTTGGTGAGCAGGGTATTGGAGCCGCTGTGGTGGGCGTCGTGGCTGAGGAGCCTGGATTCCTGGGTAAGGGTCTCTTCCTCATGCTTCTGCCCGAGACTCTGATCATCTTCGGCCTCGCCGTATCTCTGATCCTGATGTTCGCCTGGACGCCTTTCTCTGCCATAGTGACACCCTGA
- a CDS encoding V-type ATP synthase subunit E — protein sequence MALDAVIESVLATSKDKVAQVESEGDLEVARILNEARERAAEIKSRKEAEVGHAVEAIERREISSANLEVKRAELNVHKDLLEKARTMLLEKIANLSKKDNEAMLKKLLEPYELKDMKVYSNKRDEAFITSLAPNYGGNLDIAGGVVVESKDGALRYDLSYETLAREVFSNHMKEVSKILFG from the coding sequence ATGGCACTTGATGCAGTTATTGAGTCGGTTCTGGCAACCAGCAAGGATAAGGTCGCTCAGGTAGAGAGCGAAGGAGACCTTGAGGTTGCACGAATACTCAATGAAGCTAGGGAACGTGCCGCTGAAATCAAATCCAGGAAGGAAGCTGAGGTGGGACACGCAGTAGAGGCTATCGAGCGCAGGGAGATCTCCAGCGCCAATCTCGAGGTCAAGAGAGCGGAGCTGAATGTACACAAGGATCTCCTGGAGAAGGCAAGGACAATGCTCCTTGAGAAGATCGCCAATCTTTCCAAGAAGGATAATGAAGCCATGCTCAAAAAGCTGCTCGAGCCCTACGAACTCAAGGATATGAAGGTCTACTCCAATAAGAGGGATGAGGCCTTCATAACCTCTCTCGCCCCTAATTACGGCGGGAACCTGGATATCGCAGGCGGCGTTGTGGTTGAGAGCAAGGATGGAGCTCTACGTTATGATTTGTCATATGAAACTCTTGCGCGTGAGGTCTTCAGTAACCACATGAAAGAGGTTTCCAAGATATTATTCGGGTGA
- a CDS encoding V-type ATP synthase subunit F — translation MEIAFVGGSESVLGFNLAGVKKSYAANTEDEMISKINEVMADSGVGILVLKQADYNRLPKRLQEQLSESIKPTVISIGTEHSTEMREKIKRAIGVDLWK, via the coding sequence ATGGAGATTGCTTTTGTAGGTGGAAGCGAGAGTGTCCTCGGGTTCAATCTGGCAGGAGTGAAGAAATCATATGCTGCCAACACCGAAGATGAGATGATCTCCAAGATCAATGAGGTCATGGCAGATTCTGGCGTTGGGATCCTGGTGTTGAAGCAAGCGGACTATAACAGGCTGCCCAAGAGGCTTCAGGAGCAGCTATCAGAGTCTATTAAGCCAACCGTCATTTCCATTGGAACCGAGCATAGCACAGAGATGAGAGAGAAGATTAAAAGGGCGATAGGTGTTGATTTATGGAAGTAG
- a CDS encoding V-type ATP synthase subunit C, whose product MKYAYITGRVRAMKTKLIPAEMYPRMMNMEMSEIARYLEETQYKDEIDALAKDYSGVDLIEHATFANMAKTFRKLAEVSIDEPSFLILEYLRRWDVWNIKTLLRGKFSGAADTEIMKYLVPAGELSPEYLEELAKKDSIQDIITAFDGTDYASAFAQYDGKNLASLENALDKLYYFRMERAVGGTLSVGGGLLLKYVRREIDIKNLITLFRMNKAGIDAAIIQENLIPGGKLHDELSRMAGQPFGEFLRGLEGYPFWSSISDIATSDLDAVSRVEARLKAYLIRYAWALSNYHPLSILPVLGYMVSKETEISNIRKIVRGKEAGLPAELIEEQVVVA is encoded by the coding sequence GTGAAGTACGCTTACATCACGGGCAGAGTCCGGGCGATGAAGACCAAGCTCATCCCGGCGGAGATGTATCCCCGCATGATGAACATGGAGATGTCAGAGATCGCACGATACCTGGAGGAGACTCAGTATAAGGATGAAATCGACGCGCTCGCCAAGGATTACTCCGGTGTGGATCTGATTGAGCATGCCACATTTGCCAATATGGCAAAGACCTTCAGGAAGCTGGCTGAGGTCTCTATAGACGAGCCATCCTTCCTGATTCTGGAGTATCTGAGGCGCTGGGATGTCTGGAACATCAAGACCCTCCTGCGAGGAAAGTTCTCGGGGGCCGCCGATACAGAGATCATGAAGTATCTCGTTCCGGCGGGCGAGCTATCCCCTGAGTATCTAGAGGAGCTGGCGAAGAAGGATAGCATTCAGGATATCATCACCGCCTTTGATGGGACCGACTATGCCAGCGCTTTTGCGCAATACGATGGCAAGAATCTCGCATCTTTGGAGAACGCTCTGGATAAACTCTACTACTTCAGAATGGAGCGCGCTGTAGGCGGCACATTGTCGGTAGGTGGAGGACTGCTGCTCAAATATGTTCGCAGGGAGATAGATATCAAGAATCTGATCACTCTCTTCCGGATGAACAAGGCAGGCATCGATGCAGCCATAATACAGGAGAATCTCATTCCTGGAGGAAAGCTGCATGACGAGCTGTCCCGCATGGCAGGCCAGCCTTTTGGCGAGTTCCTGCGTGGACTGGAGGGCTATCCCTTCTGGTCATCAATATCTGATATCGCAACGTCGGATCTTGATGCCGTGAGCAGAGTGGAGGCCAGATTGAAGGCTTATCTCATACGGTATGCATGGGCTCTTTCCAATTATCATCCGTTATCCATCCTGCCGGTGCTCGGGTACATGGTGAGCAAGGAGACAGAGATCTCCAACATCAGGAAGATCGTTAGAGGAAAGGAGGCCGGACTTCCTGCTGAACTCATAGAGGAACAAGTGGTGGTGGCATAG